A genomic window from Labeo rohita strain BAU-BD-2019 chromosome 6, IGBB_LRoh.1.0, whole genome shotgun sequence includes:
- the zbtb11 gene encoding zinc finger and BTB domain-containing protein 11 yields the protein MSSEESYLAIQRYLTDEREPYAPGTHGNTKRKIRKAAACYIVRNGILYYQRRQKGLDEFTELEVVLQAERRKELITEAHITSGGEHLNQQQTWEIISQKYWWRGVLKQVKDCIRECTYCQSKQEKGRGNAEDATKQAAVRQARRKTSACASEEEDNEANDDLDLEQSSAVDKHELVFVDSKGIVKQFLPKHGQTMLDKLNQQRLNNEFCDITLLIEGEEYRAHKAVLASCSDYFYELFVEKGAVSSHEAVVDLSGFSKASFLPLLDFAYTSNLTFNFCVMAEVATLARHLLMAEVLQICESVHKKVEEQKLMVYQRGDIHTVVSNQPAPPQPITPTASETYVVTMQSEGAPEEGQSLAVITSEIGTAESLALLAGATVDGETMTVVTHSGQAGSAESLAMVAHSGQAEEGETMTLVTHTGQAGSGESLAVVQACWSVEEPQVGDTPVAESMQTGAFLISVDPGKTDASEIVHLAAAAPPAVQDEPQAAEPTRQPEPAAAAPQPAPAPVKRRPGRPPKVKQQEPPPPLPSEEVPTEMEGVEDGSAADGEKKEEECVDPNKRYLRKRSVKEGGYVRLHMGLETEEEEKSTSPPAKTPQRFAKRGRPVQSAKKNPDEFSEPNLEAASDVVDALAEEPEPVADPPETVEEGTLQGDPGGAAEGEHTCNECGMVFQRRYALIMHALKHEKTRSFKCSICNKEFQYAASLRAHLARHKHQKTQRASMTRAMAAEDSQGSEDQARFRTKREFVCDICGKTLPKLYSLRIHMLNHTGVRPHTCKVCGKSFATKHSLKMHRALHDSLKRFQCTVCEKSFVTKRSLEEHTSIHTGESKYLCTTCGASFHRASGLSKHLKKHQPKPEVRSFHCSHCDKSFFEAKDLQQHMNKHLGLKPFQCQVCGKCYSWKKDWYSHVKSHTVAEPFRCNVCGKEFFEKALFRRHVKKATHGKKGRVKQNLERECEHCGRKFTQLREYRRHMNNHQGVKPFECLTCGVAWADARSLKRHVRTHTGERPYVCPLCQEAHIDARTLRKHITKFHGDQLPGKIMLEKDTLQFHNQGTQVEHAVSILSSELPPELQPPQPPATEEIETVLITEETVEAVQAVSEGAVATLSDQSIMQVVNYVLAQQAAVKVEETPEIIQTMEVEVAHVAEVE from the exons ATGTCGAGCGAGGAGAGCTACTTAGCCATCCAGCGCTACTTGACTGATGAACGTGAGCCTTACGCACCGGGCACGCACGGCAACACCAAGAGGAAGATCCGAAAAGCGGCTGCTTGTTACATAGTGCGCAATGGGATTCTTTATTACCAGAGGAGGCAGAAAGGCCTGGATGAATTCACGGAGCTCGAAGTGGTGCTGCAGGCCGAGAGACGGAAGGAACTCATCACGGAGGCGCACATCACGTCCGGAGGGGAACACCTTAACCAGCAGCAAACATGGGAAATCATCTCCCAGAAGTACTGGTGGAGAG GTGTGCTGAAGCAGGTGAAGGATTGCATCAGAGAGTGCACTTACTGCCAAAGCAAGCAGGAGAAGGGGAGAGGCAATGCTGAAGATGCCACAAAACAAGCAGCTGTCCGGCAAGCGAGACGGAAGACCTCTGCCTGTGCCAGTGAGGAAGAGGACAATGAGGCAAATGATGATTTGGATCTGGAGCAGTCCAGTGCAGTTGATAAACATGAATTGGTGTTT GTGGACAGTAAGGGAATTGTCAAGCAGTTCTTACCAAAGCATGGGCAGACGATGCTGGACAAGTTGAACCAGCAGCGGCTGAATAATGAGTTCTGTGATATCACCCTACTTATTGAGGGTGAGGAGTATCGCGCACATAAAGCTGTCCTGGCCTCCTGCAGTGATTATTTCTACGAGCTCTTTGTGGAAAAGGGTGCTGTGTCCAGTCATGAAGCTGTCGTTGACCTGTCTG GCTTCAGTAAGGCCAGTTTTCTGCCATTGCTGGATTTTGCCTACACCTCCAATCTGACCTTCAACTTTTGCGTGATGGCAGAGGTAGCTACGCTGGCACGGCATTTATTGATGGCGGAAGTGCTTCAGATCTGTGAGTCTGTGCATAAGAAAGTGGAAGAGCAGAAGCTAATGGTCTACCAGAGAGGAGACATTCACACTGTGGTATCCAACCAACCTGCACCCCCTCAGCCAATCACACCCACTGCTTCCGAAACATATGTGGTGACTATGCAGAGTGAAGGCGCACCTGAAGAAGGACAGTCCCTGGCTGTAATCACAAGTGAAATCGGGACGGCCGAATCGCTGGCGTTGCTTGCTGGTGCGACCGTAGATGGCGAAACGATGACTGTGGTCACTCATAGCGGACAGGCTGGCTCAGCTGAGTCTCTTGCCATGGTGGCCCACAGCGGCCAGGCAGAGGAGGGCGAGACCATGACTCTGGTCACTCACACCGGGCAGGCAGGTTCAGGTGAGTCCCTGGCTGTAGTACAGGCCTGTTGGTCTGTAGAGGAGCCACAAGTTGGTGACACACCAGTCGCAGAGAGCATGCAGACGGGAGCTTTTCTCATTAGTGTGGATCCTGGAAAAACAGATGCTTCTGAGATTGTGCATTTAGCTGCAGCAGCACCACCTGCTGTGCAGGATGAGCCCCAGGCGGCCGAACCGACACGCCAACCTGAGCCTGCAGCGGCAGCGCCACAACCAGCCCCTGCACCAGTGAAAAGGAGGCCAGGAAGACCACCTAAAGTGAAGCAACAGGAACcacctcctcctcttccttcaGAGGAGGTGCCCACAGAGATGGAGGGTGTTGAGGATGGATCCGCTGCCgatggagagaaaaaagaagAGGAATGCGTAGATCCCAACAAGAGATACCTGAGAAAACGATCTGTGAAGGAAGGAGGGTACGTTCGTCTTCATATGGGTCTCGAGACAGAGGAGGAAGAGAAAAGCACCTCACCTCCTGCTAAG ACACCTCAGAGATTTGCCAAGAGAGGCAGACCAGTTCAGTCCGCAAAGAAGAATCCTGATGAGTTTTCAGAGCCAAACCTGGAGGCTGCTTCTGATGTCGTAGATGCTTTAGCGGAAGAACCGGAGCCTGTTGCAGACCCACCAGAGACTGTGGAGGAGGGCACACTACAGGGAGACCCAGGAGGAGCTGCAGAGGGAGAACACACTTGTAACGAGTGTGGCATGGTGTTCCAGAGGCGGTACGCCCTCATTATGCACGCTCTGAAACACGAGAAGACTCGCAGCTTCAAGTGCAGT ATTTGCAATAAGGAGTTCCAGTACGCAGCTTCACTCCGTGCGCATTTGGCCCGTCACAAGCATCAGAAGACCCAGAGAGCCAGTATGACACGAGCCATGGCCGCAGAAGATTCTCAGGGGTCAGAAGATCAGGCGAGGTTTCGCACCAAACGGGAGTTTGtgtgcgacatctgtggcaagACACTGCCCAAGCTGTACTCCCTGCGCATTCATATGTTGAACCACACAGGGGTGAGGCCACACACCTGCAAGGTTTGCGGGAAGAGCTTTGCCACAAAGCACAGCCTGAAGATGCACAGGGCGCTGCACGACTCCCTCAAGAGATTTCAGTGCACTGTCTGTGAGAAATCTTTTGTCACCAAGAGAAGCCTGGAGGAGCATACAAGCATTCATACAG GTGAATCGAAGTACTTATGCACAACCTGTGGAGCATCTTTTCACCGTGCGTCCGGATTGAGCAAACACCTCAAGAAACATCAACCCAAACCTGAGGTCCGCTCATTCCACTGTTCTCA CTGTGATAAGAGTTTCTTTGAAGCAAAAGACCTGCAGCAGCACATGAATAAACACTTAGGCCTGAAGCCATTCCAGTGTCAGGTCTGTGGCAAATGCTACAGCTGGAAGAAAGATTGGTACTCGCATGTCAAATCGCACACTGTTGCAGAACCTTTCAG GTGTAATGTGTGTGGGAAGGAGTTCTTTGAGAAGGCCCTGTTCAGACGGCATGTCAAGAAAGCCACTCATGGAAAGAAGGGCAGAGTGAAGCAGAACTTAGAGAGAGAGTGTGAACACTGTGGGAGGAAGTTCACACAGCTCAGAGAGTACCGCCGTCACATGAATAATCACCAGG gaGTGAAGCCCTTTGAGTGTCTGACCTGTGGCGTTGCATGGGCCGATGCTCGTTCGCTAAAGCGCCACGTTCGCACTCACACGGGTGAGCGCCCTTACGTGTGCCCGTTGTGCCAAGAGGCCCACATAGACGCCAGAACGCTGCGGAAGCACATAACAAAGTTCCACGGAGATCAGTTGCCCGGGAAGATCATGCTGGAGAAGGACACTCTGCAGTTTCACAACCAAGGCACGCAGGTGGAGCACGCCGTCAGCATCCTCAGCTCCGAGCTGCCCCCTGAACTCCAACCTCCACAGCCTCCAGCCACAGAGGAGATAGAGACCGTGCTCATCACAGAAGAAACCGTGGAGGCCGTGCAAGCTGTGAGCGAGGGAGCCGTGGCCACGTTGTCTGATCAGAGTATTATGCAGGTGGTGAACTATGTCCTGGCACAGCAGGCTGCCGTTAAAGTGGAAGAGACACCAGAAATCATCCAGACCATGGAAGTGGAGGTGGCCCATGTGGCAGAGGTGGAATGA